A window from Vulcanimicrobium alpinum encodes these proteins:
- a CDS encoding DUF692 family multinuclear iron-containing protein, with amino-acid sequence MRRRRLQRRRVSRFGVLYRAEHRAALFAHSAQVDVLEIVAEHFLDLTAEQRDELDVLRAHFDVTVHALATSIGSSDGVDGRYLARIAALVDYVRPLWWSDHLAMTHACGVELGAFAPLSRTEETVAIVARNVAAVRDAVPGRFALENPATAFLVPSDTLDAAAYLARIAAAADCELILDLENLHADAWNVGTDAGAVVAAIPAERVCEVHLAGGRRTRDGYVDAHDGPVPERTWALCRAFCRRCVPPLTLLEREAALPPLSNLLDELDAARAAAA; translated from the coding sequence GTGCGGCGGCGGCGGCTGCAGCGGCGGCGGGTGAGCCGCTTCGGCGTGCTCTACCGCGCGGAACACCGGGCCGCGCTCTTCGCGCACAGCGCGCAGGTCGACGTCCTCGAGATCGTCGCGGAACACTTCCTCGATCTCACGGCCGAACAGCGCGACGAACTCGACGTGCTGCGCGCGCATTTCGACGTCACGGTGCACGCGCTGGCCACGTCGATCGGCAGCAGCGACGGCGTCGACGGACGGTATCTCGCACGGATCGCGGCGCTCGTCGACTACGTGCGTCCGCTGTGGTGGAGCGATCATCTCGCGATGACCCACGCCTGCGGCGTGGAACTCGGCGCGTTCGCGCCGCTTTCGCGTACCGAAGAGACCGTCGCGATCGTGGCGCGCAACGTCGCGGCGGTGCGGGATGCGGTTCCGGGGCGCTTCGCGCTCGAGAATCCGGCGACGGCCTTCCTGGTGCCCTCCGACACGCTCGATGCGGCGGCGTACCTCGCGCGCATCGCGGCCGCGGCGGACTGCGAATTGATCCTCGATTTGGAAAATCTGCATGCCGATGCGTGGAACGTCGGCACCGACGCCGGCGCGGTCGTCGCCGCGATCCCGGCCGAGCGCGTCTGCGAAGTCCACCTCGCCGGCGGACGGCGCACCCGCGACGGATACGTCGACGCGCACGACGGGCCGGTCCCGGAACGCACGTGGGCGCTGTGCCGCGCGTTCTGCCGGCGCTGCGTCCCGCCGCTGACCCTGCTCGAACGCGAAGCGGCGCTTCCGCCATTGTCGAACCTCCTCGACGAACTCGACGCCGCGCGCGCGGCGGCGGCATGA
- a CDS encoding ABC transporter ATP-binding protein — translation MTAEGARAAASAVLPVAVRDVTKTYGSGDEEVHALTGVSLDVRRGEMVALVGPSGCGKSTLLNVIGCVDLPTGGTVAIDGTATGALDDDALTRLRRDRVGTVFQFFNLLPALRVADNVALPLVLQRVPRGEIDGRVAAALASVGLAEKARAFPAQLSGGQMQRVAIARAIVHRPAVLLADEPTGNLDSHTGALVLRLLRGLADSGQAIVMATHSDDAAAMCDRVVHMRDGAMVPAGR, via the coding sequence ATGACGGCTGAAGGAGCGCGGGCCGCAGCGAGCGCCGTCCTCCCCGTCGCGGTGCGCGACGTGACGAAGACGTACGGTTCCGGCGACGAGGAAGTGCACGCCCTCACGGGCGTTTCGCTCGACGTGCGCCGCGGCGAGATGGTCGCGCTGGTGGGGCCGAGCGGCTGCGGAAAGTCGACGCTGCTCAACGTGATCGGCTGCGTCGATCTGCCGACGGGCGGGACCGTCGCGATCGACGGCACCGCGACCGGCGCCCTCGACGACGACGCGCTCACGCGCCTGCGGCGCGACCGCGTCGGCACGGTCTTCCAATTTTTCAACCTGCTGCCCGCGCTGCGCGTCGCCGACAACGTCGCGCTGCCGCTGGTGCTGCAGCGCGTACCGCGCGGCGAGATCGACGGCCGCGTCGCGGCCGCGCTCGCAAGCGTCGGGCTGGCGGAGAAGGCGCGCGCGTTTCCGGCGCAGCTCTCGGGCGGGCAGATGCAGCGGGTCGCGATCGCGCGCGCGATCGTGCACCGCCCGGCCGTCCTTCTCGCCGACGAGCCGACCGGAAACCTCGACTCGCACACCGGCGCGCTGGTGCTGCGCCTCTTGCGCGGGTTGGCCGACAGCGGGCAGGCGATCGTGATGGCCACGCACAGCGACGACGCGGCGGCGATGTGCGATCGCGTGGTGCACATGCGCGACGGGGCGATGGTGCCCGCGGGGCGCTGA
- a CDS encoding FtsX-like permease family protein, whose translation MPLLRALVLGPLRGNVLRALVTLVAVALGVSIGLAIDLANATAVASFASSVNVVSNRVNLQVLGVGRGFDERAIVRVQNAPGINYASPTIEDSVTVGARAGDPFSGEILRVLGVDLLRPLPGDTVAAAASPGSVSQENADPGMLVNGHGAFVSERVATRYGWRRGETVHALAGDRDVTLRIAGIIPRGSAGIDSSVVFVDIATAQELFRKIGLLDRIDLVVDPSRLAQTQRAVAALIPPGTRAVAPKTRTDEIARMLRSFRLNLEALAYVALLVGMYLIYNTVAISVVQRRPEVGTVRALGATRGAVFRTFIAEGAMIGVLGSLLGLALGALLATFSVAAVSRTVDTLYVASHADRVVYDPLLFVKAFVLGVIASIVAAAFPAYDAASTPAAITMRAQGFERRRPRLARRAAALGIAAFALAFACTRVPAIDGVPLFGYAAGLLIIFGGSLFAPLAVEGVARLGSSLAARRPTIAIAASNLGGAPLRTAVAIASLMIAIGMMVSVAVLVASFRTTIVAWADETLKADLFVRPLGLGDASTDAVFSPHVAETIRHVTGVASAATFRGVELPFRGRLTTLGATDLATLDGRNPLRLLGADAHALARSLPGSTQVLVSEPFASKFGVREGDAIELPTPSGTTRFTVAAVYNDYSSDAGLVVVDLRTYRRLFHDASVNSIAIYAQPGTDLTRLRTAVLRSVAPLRIDVETNRELRDLVVQIFDRTFAITYALDVIAITIAVLGVVSTLFALVLERRREFGLLRYLGVSTGGVRRIVLVEAAGIGLLGGGLGVGVGMLLALLLIFVINRQAFGWLIELHVPGAFLAATILLVVAAAVVAGVYPAGVAARIRTAEAVRTE comes from the coding sequence ATGCCGCTGCTTCGTGCCCTCGTGCTCGGTCCGCTCCGCGGCAACGTCCTGCGCGCGCTGGTGACGCTGGTCGCCGTCGCGCTCGGCGTCTCGATCGGGCTGGCGATCGACCTCGCCAACGCCACCGCTGTCGCCTCGTTCGCGTCGAGCGTCAACGTCGTCTCGAACCGCGTCAACCTGCAGGTGCTCGGCGTCGGCCGCGGTTTCGACGAGCGCGCGATCGTCCGCGTCCAAAACGCCCCCGGCATCAATTACGCCAGCCCGACGATCGAGGATTCCGTGACCGTCGGAGCGCGCGCGGGCGATCCGTTCTCCGGCGAGATCCTACGCGTGCTCGGCGTCGATCTGCTGCGGCCGCTCCCGGGCGACACGGTGGCGGCCGCGGCGTCGCCGGGAAGCGTCTCGCAGGAGAACGCCGATCCGGGGATGCTCGTCAACGGTCACGGCGCGTTCGTGAGCGAACGCGTCGCGACGCGTTACGGCTGGCGCCGCGGGGAGACGGTGCACGCGCTCGCAGGCGATCGCGACGTGACGCTGCGCATCGCCGGAATCATCCCGCGCGGCAGCGCGGGGATCGATTCGAGTGTCGTCTTCGTCGACATCGCGACGGCACAGGAACTCTTCCGCAAGATCGGACTGCTCGACCGCATCGATCTCGTCGTCGACCCGTCGCGCCTCGCGCAGACGCAGCGTGCCGTCGCCGCGTTGATCCCGCCCGGAACGCGCGCCGTCGCACCCAAGACGCGTACCGACGAGATCGCGCGGATGCTGCGCAGCTTCCGTCTCAACCTCGAAGCGCTCGCGTACGTCGCGCTGCTGGTCGGGATGTACCTCATCTACAACACGGTCGCGATCTCCGTCGTCCAGCGCCGCCCCGAAGTCGGCACGGTGCGCGCACTCGGCGCGACGCGCGGCGCGGTGTTCCGCACGTTCATCGCCGAGGGCGCGATGATCGGCGTGCTCGGCTCGCTGCTGGGTCTCGCGCTCGGTGCGCTGCTTGCGACATTCTCGGTCGCGGCGGTCTCGCGCACCGTCGACACGCTCTACGTCGCATCGCATGCCGACCGCGTCGTATACGATCCGCTCTTGTTCGTCAAAGCGTTCGTCCTGGGCGTGATCGCGTCGATCGTCGCGGCGGCGTTCCCCGCCTACGACGCCGCGTCGACCCCGGCGGCGATCACGATGCGCGCGCAAGGGTTCGAGCGGCGCCGTCCGCGTCTCGCCCGCCGCGCCGCGGCGTTGGGGATCGCGGCGTTCGCGCTCGCCTTCGCGTGCACGCGCGTCCCGGCGATCGACGGCGTCCCGCTCTTCGGATACGCCGCCGGATTGCTGATCATCTTCGGCGGATCGCTGTTCGCGCCGCTCGCCGTCGAAGGGGTCGCGCGGCTGGGGTCATCGCTTGCGGCGCGGCGACCGACGATCGCGATCGCGGCCTCGAATCTCGGCGGCGCGCCGCTGCGCACCGCGGTTGCGATCGCGTCGCTGATGATCGCGATCGGGATGATGGTCTCGGTCGCGGTGCTGGTCGCATCGTTCCGCACGACGATCGTTGCGTGGGCCGACGAGACGCTCAAAGCCGATCTGTTCGTGCGGCCGCTGGGGCTGGGTGATGCGTCGACCGACGCGGTGTTCTCGCCGCACGTCGCCGAGACGATCCGCCACGTTACCGGCGTTGCGAGCGCGGCGACGTTCCGCGGTGTCGAACTGCCGTTCCGCGGCCGGCTCACGACGCTCGGCGCGACCGATCTGGCGACGCTTGACGGCCGCAACCCCTTGCGTCTGCTCGGCGCCGACGCGCACGCGCTCGCGCGTTCGCTCCCCGGTTCGACGCAGGTGCTCGTCTCCGAGCCGTTCGCCTCGAAGTTCGGCGTGCGCGAAGGCGACGCGATCGAACTGCCGACGCCGTCGGGGACGACACGCTTCACCGTCGCGGCGGTGTACAATGACTACTCGTCCGACGCGGGCCTCGTGGTCGTCGACCTGCGCACGTATCGCCGGCTCTTTCACGACGCGTCGGTGAACTCCATCGCGATCTACGCGCAACCCGGCACCGACCTGACGCGGCTGCGGACGGCGGTTCTGCGTTCCGTCGCGCCGCTGCGCATCGACGTCGAAACGAACCGCGAGCTGCGCGATTTGGTCGTGCAGATCTTCGATCGCACGTTCGCGATCACGTACGCGCTCGACGTCATCGCGATCACGATCGCCGTGCTCGGCGTCGTCTCGACGCTCTTCGCGCTGGTGCTCGAACGGCGCCGCGAGTTCGGATTGCTGCGGTACTTGGGCGTCTCGACGGGTGGCGTGCGCCGCATCGTCCTCGTCGAAGCGGCGGGGATCGGATTGCTCGGCGGAGGGCTGGGCGTCGGCGTGGGGATGCTGCTGGCGCTGCTGCTGATCTTCGTCATCAACCGTCAGGCGTTCGGGTGGCTGATCGAGCTGCACGTGCCGGGGGCGTTCCTGGCGGCGACGATCCTGCTCGTCGTCGCTGCGGCCGTCGTCGCGGGCGTGTATCCGGCCGGCGTCGCCGCGCGGATCCGCACGGCCGAGGCGGTGCGCACGGAATGA
- a CDS encoding beta-ketoacyl-[acyl-carrier-protein] synthase family protein — protein MTAHRVAVTGIGVVTPLGIGIDAFWEGVLSERVAVAPITRFDTAGYRTRIAAQIDAFEPRAFLTAKRLNWTDRFSQFSIAAARLALEDAGYNASAASGDVGVYLGSALGGLAFADEQHDVFRERGLDAVKPLLAISVFGGAATCNVAIEFGLRGPTVANGNSCASGAVAIGDAFRAITRGDVRAALAGGVEAPLSPLVFGAFTVIRAMSERNDAPQAASRPFDRGRDGFVMAEGAGVLLLERLADARARGARVYGEIAGYGLTNDAYHMSAPRPDGAMNADAMRRALDEAHAAPADVDLVNAHGSGTPLGDRCETVALETLFGERAASVPVTATKGQHGHALGATGAWEAALSLLALVHQTVPRSVNTDDADPACNLALTRTRLERRLRTVLSNSAGFGGINAALVFRRLDDDG, from the coding sequence ATGACCGCGCATCGCGTCGCGGTGACGGGGATCGGCGTCGTGACGCCGCTCGGGATCGGGATCGACGCGTTCTGGGAAGGCGTGCTCAGCGAACGCGTTGCGGTCGCGCCGATCACGCGATTCGACACCGCCGGCTACCGCACGCGGATCGCCGCGCAGATCGACGCGTTCGAGCCGCGCGCATTTCTGACGGCGAAGCGGCTCAACTGGACCGATCGCTTCTCGCAGTTCTCGATCGCCGCGGCCAGGCTGGCGCTCGAGGACGCCGGCTACAACGCGAGCGCGGCGTCCGGCGACGTCGGCGTCTATCTCGGGTCGGCGCTGGGCGGCTTGGCGTTCGCCGACGAGCAGCACGACGTCTTCCGCGAACGCGGGCTCGACGCGGTGAAGCCGCTGCTCGCGATCTCGGTCTTCGGCGGTGCTGCGACGTGCAACGTCGCGATCGAGTTCGGTCTGCGCGGGCCGACGGTGGCGAACGGCAACTCCTGCGCGTCGGGCGCGGTCGCGATCGGCGACGCGTTCCGCGCGATCACACGCGGCGACGTGCGCGCCGCGCTCGCCGGCGGCGTCGAAGCCCCGCTCTCGCCGCTGGTCTTCGGCGCGTTCACCGTGATCCGCGCGATGTCGGAGCGCAACGACGCACCGCAGGCCGCGAGCCGGCCGTTCGATCGCGGACGCGACGGCTTCGTGATGGCGGAGGGCGCGGGCGTGCTGCTGCTGGAGCGGCTCGCCGATGCCCGCGCGCGCGGTGCGCGCGTGTACGGCGAGATCGCCGGGTACGGCCTCACCAACGATGCCTACCACATGTCCGCGCCGCGGCCGGACGGCGCGATGAACGCGGACGCGATGCGCCGCGCGCTCGACGAGGCGCACGCAGCGCCCGCCGACGTCGACCTCGTCAACGCCCATGGCAGCGGGACGCCGCTGGGCGACCGCTGCGAGACGGTCGCGCTGGAAACGCTCTTCGGGGAGCGCGCCGCGAGCGTCCCCGTCACGGCGACGAAGGGGCAGCACGGGCACGCGCTGGGCGCGACCGGCGCATGGGAAGCCGCGCTCTCGCTCCTTGCGCTCGTGCACCAAACCGTGCCGCGGAGCGTCAATACCGACGATGCCGATCCCGCCTGCAACCTCGCCCTCACCCGAACCCGCCTCGAACGCCGCCTCCGCACCGTTCTCTCCAACTCGGCCGGATTCGGCGGGATCAACGCCGCCCTGGTCTTCCGGCGTCTCGACGATGACGGCTGA
- a CDS encoding type II toxin-antitoxin system RatA family toxin has protein sequence MTITRNAIEIAAPVDVVYRLGADTPRWPEVLPHYRYVRVLEERGDTRTVAMSAWRDIFPVRWVARQTNDPRTPHIAFHHLRGWTRGMDVEWIFEPLAGGTRVTIEHRLAFAFPVAPEWIGRHVVSGYFIHGVAAKTLARVKELAEAAAAR, from the coding sequence GTGACGATCACGCGCAACGCGATCGAGATCGCGGCGCCGGTCGACGTCGTCTACCGGCTCGGCGCGGACACGCCGCGCTGGCCCGAGGTGCTGCCGCACTATCGTTACGTCCGCGTGCTCGAGGAACGCGGCGACACGCGCACCGTCGCGATGAGCGCGTGGCGCGACATCTTCCCGGTGCGATGGGTCGCGAGGCAGACGAACGATCCGCGCACGCCGCACATCGCGTTCCACCACCTGCGCGGCTGGACGCGCGGGATGGACGTCGAGTGGATCTTCGAACCGCTCGCGGGCGGGACGCGGGTGACGATCGAGCACCGACTCGCCTTCGCGTTTCCCGTCGCGCCGGAGTGGATCGGCCGCCATGTCGTCTCCGGCTATTTCATCCACGGCGTCGCGGCGAAGACGCTGGCGCGCGTCAAGGAACTCGCCGAAGCCGCGGCGGCGCGATGA